GACAAGCAGGGAAACGGTAACCCTGCGCGGACTGACAGCAGGCGGAAGATTGACCTCTTCGACCAGTCTGATCCTTTTGCGGAATCTTTCATTGTAAAACGTAGTAAACGCATGTCTTCCCGACATCAGTGTCACGAAAATCACTAAAAACAACATCGTTCCGTTAATGGCCTGAATGAGTACTTTGCTGAAGAACGGTGTCCAGAAAAGAGTTGCGTACCCTAAGTCGGTAAACCACAGCCAGTCTTCGTAGAATCCGCTCAAGGCCGAAAGCACAGCAATAATAATGATGAGTAAAACGAGTACCTTGAGAACAGGTTTAAAAATAGATTTTCCGCGCATATTTCCCTCCTGAGTTAAATTGTTCAAATCACAAAAAATATATGTAAACTTCTGCTTCATTTATTTTTTGTTGTTGGCAATATATTCATAGTTTATCATAAAATTCATCTTATTGGCTTCCTGAAAATAAATTTCTGAGCTATACTTTTAATAAACAAGAAATTAACCTGAGAATAAAACAAAAGGTTGGTGCAGCAATGTATGATCTGATTATTATCGGAGGCGGCCCCGCAGGGCTTACGGCGGCCATTTATGCGGCAAGGGGCGGATTAAAAACAGCAGTTGTCGAATCCATGATGCCGGGCGGGCAGGCAGCGGCGACAGAAAAAATTGAAAATTATCCGGGATTTCCGGAAGGGATTACCGGCTTCGATTTGATGAATGCTTTTTATAAACAAGCCATGAATCAGGGCGCCGAATTCATTTTCGAACCGGTCCTGCAACTGGATCTTCAGAAAGAAATGAAGACGGTTGTGACCGGACAGCAAACCCTCGAAGCGAAAGCGATGATCATTGCTGCCGGATCCAAGCCGCGTTTTTTGGGCGTAGCGGGAGAAGATACCTTTCACGGACGCGGCGTATCGTATTGTGCCACTTGTGATGGGGCGTTTTATAAAGGAAAGAAAGTCGCTGTCATCGGCGGCGGAAACGCCGCGCTTGAGGAAGGTGTATACCTGACAAAGTTTGCATCTGAAGTCTATATTGTTCATCGCCGAAAAGAATTCAGAGCTTCGCAGATCGCAGCCCAGAGGGCGAAAGAAAACCCGAAGGTTAAGTTTGTCCTGGATAGTGTTGTCCAGGAGATCGCCGGTAAGGATAAAGTACAAAAAATAATTCTTAAGAATGCCGGTTCCGGGGCTGTGGAAGAAATCGAGGTTGACGGTGTCTTTATTTATATCGGCACCGAACCAAATACCAAGTTTACGTCAGAATACTTTGAAGTCGATCAATATGGGTATATTATCACAGATGCTTTGCTGAAAACAAATATTACTGGGGTCTATGCGGCCGGAGATATCCGTAATACCCCTTTGAGGCAGGTTGCAACCGCAGTCGGGGATGGAGCGCTTGCGGCAGTTCAGGTTGAAAAGTTTCTGGCGAAAATGGAATAGAAACACGTAAAAATAATCAGACAATTATTACCATGTACAGACACTTTAGCAGTGTTTCTCCATATCCTATAACAAAAAGGAGGTATGGAGATGTACTTCGGAAGAAAATCCGGCTATATGAATCAGCCGCCGGCTGTAAATATGATGAATCAGCCTGAGATGACTGGTATGATGAACCAGCAGGATATGATGGGCATGATGAACCCGGAAATGATGTCTCAGTATGAACAGATGGGTCCTGAAGGCATGTATGCGGAGCAGACGCAGTCAGGGTATACCTGCGATCCATGCGGCTGTACACCTTATTATGAACACATGGAGGTTCATAAGCCGCTGCCGGAAGTTTATGTCGTTCAAAAAGGGGATACCGTTTACAAAATTGCGCAGAGATATGGACTGGATTGGCGTGAACTTGCTGGGTATAACCATCTAGGCAATCCCGATCTTATCTATCCCGGTGAAAGACTTTTTATTCCTCCCAGATATTAAGTGAATCATGTTCCCGCGTCAGGTGCGGAGGACAAAACCGGCAGCCGGATACACATTCAGGGCTCTTAAGGTGCACACATTCCGGCTGCCGTCTTTCTCATGAATTTTCTAGTGAATGCCGATAAACATGGGCATTTTTAATCATTATGATGATTGGTGGATGGAATGAATACGACATATAAGGAAGAATGCGCTTCTCCTCTTCTTGCAGCGCCAAAGACAAAATTTACATTGAATGCTTTCGTTTAATTGGGGGAGAATAGATTCAAGCTCACAGATCTTAGCAAGGTGGTTTTTATCTAATTGCCATCGATAGTTAAGATTATGTGAGCTTTTGATGTTTTGGATCTTATCAACTTGAAAACATATGGTAAAATAGAAGCAGAGCATCATGACAGGAAAGGAACAACACCGTGAAAAAAACGAAGCAGTATTTTTACCGGGAGTGGGTTATCTATGGCCTGCTCATCGGTTTGAGCGTTTTAATATTAGGAAGACTGTTTTACCTCCAGGTTATCAATTCCGCAGAGTTAAAGGCCAGAGGTGCGGATTTCCAGGCGATAAGACAGACCATGCTTTATGAGCGGGGAACCATTATGGATGCACAGGGCAATGTGCTGGCGAAAAGTGTGCCGGTGAAGGATGTCTATGCCGATCCGAGAATGCTGGATAAATCCATTGCCAAGGATAAAACGCTGACAAGCGAACAAATATTACAAAAAAAAGAAAAAATCGCTGAAAATATTGCGGCCATTTTGGGGGAAGATAAAAATGATATTCTTACCCTACTGCGAAAAGACTTGGCATGGGTCAGCCTGAAACGGCAGGTAGATATCAGTACGGCGGAAAAAATTAAAGAACTTGATATTCAAGGGATCGGCTTCAGTGATAATTATAAAAGAAGCTATCCGGCAGGGGAGATGGGAGCGGCGATCCTTGGTATTGTCAATATGGCTGGAGACGGGGTTGAAGGTCTGGAGTATTCCTACAACGCCGAGCTTAAAGGGGAAGCAAATCTAGAGAATCCGGTAGAAACGGATCAAAACAATGAGATTCAGGATAATGTACAGTCAGGGGACAATTTAACCCTGACCCTCGATTCCACCATTCAGCATCTCATTGAACACGAACTGGATGATATTGTCGCAGAAACCAAGCCACAGAGAGCGGTTATCCTGGCCATGGATCCCAAGACCGGCAAAATACTCGGTATGGGCTCCAGACCGTCCTATGATCCGAGCAACTATGCCTCCACCAAACCGGATCAAAGGAAAAACCTGGCCATCAGCATGATTTATGAACCCGGGTCCACGTTTAAAATCATCACCGGATCGGCAGCACTCGAAGAAAATGCCATTAATACGACCCAACTCTTCAAAGATCCGGGCTATTGGGTTGTCGGGGGCCGCAGGATCACAAACTGGGATTCCGACAAAAAGGCGCATGGCAACATTACTTTCGTCGATGGCATGAAGCTGTCTTCCAACGTTGTACTTGCCCAGGTCGGACAAAAACTAGGCAGAGACCTATTCTATACATACTTAAAGTCTTTTGGCTTCGGAAGTCTGACAGATATTGATATTTCCGGTGAAGAAAGGGGCCTATTGATTGACAAGAGCAGGGTCAAAAGCCTTGAACTGGCGACCATGTCGTTCGGTCAGGCCAACCTTGTCACCCCGATCCAGCTCTTAACGGCGATCTGTGCGGTGGCCAACGGAGGCCAGCTCATGCAGCCGTATATTGTAGAAAACATTAAGAATAAGGACGGGGAGATCGTCAGTAAAACCCAGCCGAAGATTGTCCGTCAGGTTATTTCCAAGACAACCAGCAAGACCATGAGCGATATCCTCGTGAGTGTCGTAGACAGCGGTACCGGAAGCCGGGCTAAAATTCCCGGTATCAAAGTTGCCGGCAAAACGGGAACAGCCCAGAAAATTGATCCTGAAACCGGGAAGTACTCGGATACCGATTATATCGTCTCTTTTGTCGGCTATGCTCCGGCCGACGATCCAAAGATCGCAGTACTGGTAGTTATTGATACACCGCATGCACCGGTCATCCAGGGGGGGACACTCGGTGGACCGCGCGTTAAAAATATTATCGAGGGCACCCTGCAATATTATGGCGTGCCGGTTTCCGCTGAGACCCCGAGTGATCTTACCAAGGTTGACCCTGACGTTCTGGCGGAGCAAGCGGCCGCGAAAAATGGTAATACGGAAGCAGACAAGAACAGTCCCCCTGCCAGACAGGCCGGGGAAGGCGAAGTGCTTGTACCTGATCTGAAAGGACTGACCATCAGACAAGCCGGCGAATTACTAGGAAAACTGGATTTGCGCTATGAATTTGGCGGCAGCGGCCTCGCCTATAAGCAGTCACCGGAGGCCGGCAAAGTTGTCAATCGGGGAGATACGATCGAAGTTCTGTTTGGGACAGGTGAGTAGCTTCGATTGAGGGCTAACAGGGTACTAAGGAAAGGAAGATGCACGTGCTAAGGAATTCCTTCGAGCTTGCGCGGGAACTTACCTGTTCGTTGACGGAAATGACAGGTGTTTCCGGATATGAACAGGGTTTAAAAACAACACTTCAGGATATTTTTGCGCCACTATCGACAGAGACTTTCTCTGATTTTATCGGCAATTTCTATGCGGTTAAGAAAGGAGAGCACAGCGGGAAACATTCCGTAATGCTCGCTGCCCATATCGACGAGATCGGGTTGATGATCACCCATATTGATGAAAGAGGATTTTTACACTTTGCCACGCTCGGCGGAATTGACCAGAGAACCTTGCTTTACCAGGAAATCCTGGTACACGGAAAGGGAGATCTGCGTGGCATAGTTTGCCTGGGATCTTCCCACAAGGACAGCAAGAAGCGGCAGACCCTCGATATAGAGGACCTGGTGATCGATATCGGTCTTAATGATGCAGCGGCAGCTCAAATGGTTAAACCGGGAGATATCGCCAGCATCAAAAGGGGCCCGCTGCAGCTGCTTAACGACAGAATATCCGGCAAAGCGCTTGACGACAGAGCTGGAGTCGCAGTACTGGCGGTATGCCTGAACGAACTGATGGGTATGAAACATCAGCATGATGTGGTAGCGGTCGCTACGGTTCAGGAGGAAGTGGGTTTAAGAGGAGGGCTTACCAGCTCGGAGCGGCTTTTGCCGTCGCTGGCAGTTGCCGTTGATGTGACGCATGCCCAAACGCTGGATACCAAAAGTCAGGTTTCCGCTGAACTGGCGAAAGGACCGGTGATCAGTCTCGGCCCGAATATCCATCCCTGGGTCTACGCCAGGCTCTCCGACAGTGCGCAGCAGAACAGGATTGTCTGTCAGCGGCAGGCAGTTCCAGGAGCGACAGGCACCGATGCCAGAGTGATTCAGCTGACCGGTTACGGCATACCGACCGGGTTGGTGTCCATACCTCTCCGGTATATGCATACATCCGTCGAGACGGCCTCGCTGCAGGATATTGTTGAATGCGGCAAGCTGCTGGCGTATTTCATTGCATCGTTGCCGGAAGAATTGGAGGAAATCTAACATGCTGTTAAAAGAATTATCTGAGCTTAACGGCGTATCCGGTAATGAAAAGACTGTCAGGGATTTTATCCTGGAACATCTTAAAGACCGACTCCAAGACAATTTGAATTCGTGCAGGACAGATCAGATCGGAAATCTACTGATAGAGAGAAAAGGGGTCGGCAAAGAGTTCGGTGAAAATCTGCCAAAAGTCCTGGTCTGCGCCCATATGGATGAAATCGGCCTGATGATTACGGAAATTACCGCGGATGGCTATCTGAAATTTCAGACTGTCGGCGGTATTGAACCAGGGATTTTGATTGCCAAGACCGTCGTATTCGACAGCGGTCTGCAAGGCGTCATCGGTTTGAAAGCCGTTCATTTGCAGAAAACGGAGGAAAGAAAAAAAATCCCGGATATCGAGGATCTCTACATCGATATCGGGGCATCTTCCAAGGCAGAAGTAGAAAATGTTGTGAAACTGGGCGATTACGTCACGTTCCCAACAGTATTTGAAGAGATTGGTTCAGGACTGTACAAAGGCAAGGCCCTTGATGACAGGGTAGGCTGCGCGGCGGTCATAGAGCTCTTAGAACAGGATTATCCCTGTGATCTGACAGCTGTATTCACAGTACAGGAGGAGGTTGGCCTGCGCGGATCGAAAGTGGTAAGCAATTATCTTCAGGCAGATCTGGCCCTGGTTGTTGAGGCGACAGGCGCTGCAGATTTTACTGAATCCGAACGGGAAAACTGGATTGTCACACTAGGAAACGGTCCGGCCTGTTCGCTGATGGATTCCGCAACCGTCTATAGACCTGGACTCGTCCAAAAAGTGATGGCTGCAGCTGCAAAAAATAATATTCCGCTCCAATTCAGACAAGGGGCTGCCGCGGCCAATGATGCAGGAAATATCCATCAGGCCGGTATCGGCATACCTACGATTACACTCAGTGTACCGTGCCGGAATATCCATACGATGAGCTCCATTATTTGCCTAAAAGACTATCAGCACTGTATACAGCTTCTTCAATGCATTTTAAACGACATTCACGATTTCTTAAATTTTAATATTTCTTAATATAGTCTGAGGACCACAGTTCGGTGAAAAGCGAAGCTGGATGCGGAGCGCGGCTCTTTGCGCCAAGGATGGCATAAGAGCCGAAAAGCGGTATTGTGGGCCTCGAACTTACCCGAGAAAATACATCTAATGGAATCCCTGATAAGAAGTAGGAGGCTCTTTATGAGAGATACAAAACCTTTAGACTCTTTAGATTTCACCTTACTTCAGCAGCTCACCCAGACTTTTGGTCCTTCAGGCCAAGAACATAACGTTGCGGCGCTGATTTTAGACCAGACAAAAAATGATGCTGATACCGCTTATACGGATACGTTGGGTAATCTGATTGTCAGAAAAAAAGGTTCTGGGAAGAAGATTATGATTGCCTGCCATATGGATGAAGTCGGCATCATGGTTACCCATATCAATAAGCAGGGCTATCTGTATTTTGCACCGGTTGGCGGTTTACGAGATCATGTTCTGCTCGCGCAGCGCTTTGTTTTTGCCAACGGAGCAGTAGGTGTCGTCAGCCGTGAAGAGAAAAAGAAGCCGGATGAAAATTCACCGGAACGGCTGTTCCTCGATCTTGGAGCAACCAGTGAGCAAGAGGCCAGAACGATGGTTCGGGAAGGCGATATGGCCGTATTCTCCGGAGCTTATCAGGAGACCAAAGACTGTATGATCTCCAAAGCGCTGGATAACCGGGCAGGCTGTTTTATCGCCTTGGAAGTATTGAAAAGAGTCAGCAGCCAGGATGATTTGTACTTTGTGTTTACTGCCCAGGAAGAAGTAGGCGCGCGCGGAGCAAAAACAGCCGCCTACGCGCTGGAACCGGATCTCGCTTTGAATATCGATACGACGTTCAGTTTTGATATGCCCAGGGAATACGAGGTGCCGCGGACTTCTCTGAATAAAGGTATTGCGATTAAAGTGATGGACAGATCGATCGTCGTATCTCCCCAAATTAAAAACTGGATGGCCGAAATCGCCGAACAGCACGAGATACCCTATCAATGGGAAATCATTACAAACGGAGGTACCG
This genomic stretch from Dehalobacter restrictus DSM 9455 harbors:
- a CDS encoding LysM peptidoglycan-binding domain-containing protein, with translation MYFGRKSGYMNQPPAVNMMNQPEMTGMMNQQDMMGMMNPEMMSQYEQMGPEGMYAEQTQSGYTCDPCGCTPYYEHMEVHKPLPEVYVVQKGDTVYKIAQRYGLDWRELAGYNHLGNPDLIYPGERLFIPPRY
- a CDS encoding penicillin-binding protein produces the protein MKKTKQYFYREWVIYGLLIGLSVLILGRLFYLQVINSAELKARGADFQAIRQTMLYERGTIMDAQGNVLAKSVPVKDVYADPRMLDKSIAKDKTLTSEQILQKKEKIAENIAAILGEDKNDILTLLRKDLAWVSLKRQVDISTAEKIKELDIQGIGFSDNYKRSYPAGEMGAAILGIVNMAGDGVEGLEYSYNAELKGEANLENPVETDQNNEIQDNVQSGDNLTLTLDSTIQHLIEHELDDIVAETKPQRAVILAMDPKTGKILGMGSRPSYDPSNYASTKPDQRKNLAISMIYEPGSTFKIITGSAALEENAINTTQLFKDPGYWVVGGRRITNWDSDKKAHGNITFVDGMKLSSNVVLAQVGQKLGRDLFYTYLKSFGFGSLTDIDISGEERGLLIDKSRVKSLELATMSFGQANLVTPIQLLTAICAVANGGQLMQPYIVENIKNKDGEIVSKTQPKIVRQVISKTTSKTMSDILVSVVDSGTGSRAKIPGIKVAGKTGTAQKIDPETGKYSDTDYIVSFVGYAPADDPKIAVLVVIDTPHAPVIQGGTLGGPRVKNIIEGTLQYYGVPVSAETPSDLTKVDPDVLAEQAAAKNGNTEADKNSPPARQAGEGEVLVPDLKGLTIRQAGELLGKLDLRYEFGGSGLAYKQSPEAGKVVNRGDTIEVLFGTGE
- a CDS encoding M20/M25/M40 family metallo-hydrolase, with the protein product MHVLRNSFELARELTCSLTEMTGVSGYEQGLKTTLQDIFAPLSTETFSDFIGNFYAVKKGEHSGKHSVMLAAHIDEIGLMITHIDERGFLHFATLGGIDQRTLLYQEILVHGKGDLRGIVCLGSSHKDSKKRQTLDIEDLVIDIGLNDAAAAQMVKPGDIASIKRGPLQLLNDRISGKALDDRAGVAVLAVCLNELMGMKHQHDVVAVATVQEEVGLRGGLTSSERLLPSLAVAVDVTHAQTLDTKSQVSAELAKGPVISLGPNIHPWVYARLSDSAQQNRIVCQRQAVPGATGTDARVIQLTGYGIPTGLVSIPLRYMHTSVETASLQDIVECGKLLAYFIASLPEELEEI
- the trxB gene encoding thioredoxin-disulfide reductase; amino-acid sequence: MYDLIIIGGGPAGLTAAIYAARGGLKTAVVESMMPGGQAAATEKIENYPGFPEGITGFDLMNAFYKQAMNQGAEFIFEPVLQLDLQKEMKTVVTGQQTLEAKAMIIAAGSKPRFLGVAGEDTFHGRGVSYCATCDGAFYKGKKVAVIGGGNAALEEGVYLTKFASEVYIVHRRKEFRASQIAAQRAKENPKVKFVLDSVVQEIAGKDKVQKIILKNAGSGAVEEIEVDGVFIYIGTEPNTKFTSEYFEVDQYGYIITDALLKTNITGVYAAGDIRNTPLRQVATAVGDGALAAVQVEKFLAKME
- a CDS encoding M42 family metallopeptidase gives rise to the protein MRDTKPLDSLDFTLLQQLTQTFGPSGQEHNVAALILDQTKNDADTAYTDTLGNLIVRKKGSGKKIMIACHMDEVGIMVTHINKQGYLYFAPVGGLRDHVLLAQRFVFANGAVGVVSREEKKKPDENSPERLFLDLGATSEQEARTMVREGDMAVFSGAYQETKDCMISKALDNRAGCFIALEVLKRVSSQDDLYFVFTAQEEVGARGAKTAAYALEPDLALNIDTTFSFDMPREYEVPRTSLNKGIAIKVMDRSIVVSPQIKNWMAEIAEQHEIPYQWEIITNGGTDSGPVHLTKGGIPTGGLAVPVRHLHTPGEIASKNDIRSGISLLLALLE
- a CDS encoding M42 family metallopeptidase, which produces MLLKELSELNGVSGNEKTVRDFILEHLKDRLQDNLNSCRTDQIGNLLIERKGVGKEFGENLPKVLVCAHMDEIGLMITEITADGYLKFQTVGGIEPGILIAKTVVFDSGLQGVIGLKAVHLQKTEERKKIPDIEDLYIDIGASSKAEVENVVKLGDYVTFPTVFEEIGSGLYKGKALDDRVGCAAVIELLEQDYPCDLTAVFTVQEEVGLRGSKVVSNYLQADLALVVEATGAADFTESERENWIVTLGNGPACSLMDSATVYRPGLVQKVMAAAAKNNIPLQFRQGAAAANDAGNIHQAGIGIPTITLSVPCRNIHTMSSIICLKDYQHCIQLLQCILNDIHDFLNFNIS